GGGAGGTTCAGATCCGCCGCGTGGCCTCGGGCCTGGCCATTTCCGGCAACCGCCACGCTGCCGCGCACTACGCCGGCAACCCCGTGGAAGACGCTTTCATCGCGGCGGTGGAGTACGCCCGCCCTCCGTGGGGTGCGACGGTCGAACGCTATCCTTTCATTGAAGGCCTGGGCGAGGAAATGCTTGAGGATCTCCTGTATTCCAAGGGTTCGTTGGGCGTTGCGGCGCAGCTTCGTCGGACTGCGGCACTCATCGATGCGGCACTGAGCGAGCCATGATTCGTCCTTACCGGCACAACTGGCGCGGCTACCTGTTCATCGCCCCGGCGACCGTCTACCTGGCATTGTTCGCCTTTTTCCCAATGATTCTTGCCGGGTGGATGTCTTTGCACCGCTGGCACCTGCTCAAGGACGAACACCCGTTCGTGGGACTGGCCAACTTCACGGCCATGACCCAAGATCCGTTCTTCCGCAACGCAGTAAAGAACACTCTCGCATATGCGGTTTTCACGGTCCCGCTGGGGGTGATCACGTCGCTTGCGGTGGCGGTACTGGTGTCTCGGCCGCTACGAGGCGTGGGCTTTTTCCGCACGTTGTACTACATACCGGCCGTCAGCTCGCAGGTAGCCATCTCCATGGTCTGGATCTGGATTCTGCTGCCCGGCGAGCAGGGGCTGATCAATTACTGCCTCGGCCGACTGAACGCCTGGCTGGGGGCGGATCTGCCTACGAGCACCAACTTCCTGGGGCGGCCCGGGTGGGCCATGGCTGCCCTGGTAGCCATGAGCCTGTGGATCGGCCTAGGGCCACGGATGATCATCTTCCTTGCAGGGATTCAATCGATTCCCGAGACTCTGTATGAGGCCGCTGCCCTCGACGGCTGCGGTACG
The Phycisphaerae bacterium DNA segment above includes these coding regions:
- a CDS encoding sugar ABC transporter permease codes for the protein MIRPYRHNWRGYLFIAPATVYLALFAFFPMILAGWMSLHRWHLLKDEHPFVGLANFTAMTQDPFFRNAVKNTLAYAVFTVPLGVITSLAVAVLVSRPLRGVGFFRTLYYIPAVSSQVAISMVWIWILLPGEQGLINYCLGRLNAWLGADLPTSTNFLGRPGWAMAALVAMSLWIGLGPRMIIFLAGIQSIPETLYEAAALDGCGTWRRFWYVTLPLLGPTTLFVTVTTTIASFQLFTPVYMITHGGPRRTTDVVLYHIYKEAWQKFEIGMASAQSYVLFAMVLAAAALQLWVMRRGLTEQAE